TGCCGCAGTCGTTGCGCGGCGGCCAGCACGATTGCCCACGTCCCCTGGACCCGCCCGGTCGGCTCAGGCCGACAGGGTGGTGCGACCCTTGGCGCGACGGCTCGAGAGGATGGCACGGCCGGCACGGGTGCGCATGCGCAGCCGGAAGCCGTGGGTCTTCGCGCGCCGGCGGTTGTTCGGCTGGTAGGTGCGCTTGCTCACGTCAGGCTCTCCGTTTTCGTACGCGCCCCGCGCGACGGGATCGCCGGGGTCGTGTGGTGGTCCAGGCCACCTCGAGGGTGGCCCACGATCGGTGCTGTCCGGTGGAGCGGGACCTCGGCAAAGCGGGGATGCGACCGCGGACAGCAAGCACCCATCACCCTAGCAGAGGGCGAGAAAGCAACCGT
The window above is part of the Micromonospora sp. LH3U1 genome. Proteins encoded here:
- the rpmH gene encoding 50S ribosomal protein L34; the protein is MSKRTYQPNNRRRAKTHGFRLRMRTRAGRAILSSRRAKGRTTLSA